The following DNA comes from Novosphingobium sp. THN1.
CATGAACCACGAAGGCACGCGCGTTGCCCGCTGGCTGGCGGCGCGGGGCGTGGCCGCGTTCGTGCTCAAATATCGCCTGATCCAGTCGCTGCCGGGCGAAAGCAACGAGGCGATGCGCAAGCGCGTGCAGGAAACCCTGGCCCCCGGTGTTGGCGGGATTCCAGGCGTGGAGGATGGAACGCAGGCGCTGCGCATCGTTCGCGCCAATGCTGCCAAGTGGAGGATCGACCCTCACCGCGTTGGCATCATGGGCTTTTCAGCAGGCGGGCACGTGGCGGCCATGACAATGTTCGCGGTCAACGCGGCTGAGCGGCCCGACTTTGCCGGGTTGATCTATGGCTTCCCGTTCGGATCGCCGGGGCCGGCCATTCCGCCTGCCAACTTGCCGTTCCCCGAAGGCACGCCCAAGGAGCCGTGGCTCCAGCCAAAGCCGACGCCCGCACCGGGCCGCCTGCCGCCGATGTTCCTGGCCATGGCGCAGGACGATCTCGCCGTGGGGCAGGGCTTCCGCGCATTTTACGACCAGCTTTTCGCGGCTGGCTATCGTCCCGAGATGCACCTTTTCGAGCGCGGCAATCACGGCTTCGGCATGGCCGCGCGGGGCACCACGGCGGACCACTGGATCGAGGCGTTCGGCTGGTGGATCGAACGGGAGATTGACCGCAAATGACGCTGAACCGCCGCCAGTTCGTCGGCACTGGACTTGCCGCAAGCGTTTCGCTTGGCTTGCCGCGCATGGCGCTGGCCGCCGAGAAGGCCGACGTGGTGATCATCGGCGCGGGGCTTTCCGGCCTGCGCTCTGCCGAAATCCTGACAGAGCAGGGTCTCAAGGTGCTGGTGCTCGATGCCAACACGCGTGTCGGCGGGCGCGTGCAGACGGTGCAGACCGGCGATGGCCCGATCGATGTGGGCGCCAGCCAGGTCGGGCGCGGCTATGCACGCGTGATCGATGCCTGCCAGCGCCACGGGCTGGAACTGGTCAGCGAGGACCGGGACCTGCTGCCGTTCGGTTCGCACTTTGCGGGGCAGTGGATCGATGGCAAGACCTGGGACGCCAATCCGCTCAACCTGTGCGAGGGCGACGAACGCAAGATCCCGCCCAACCTGATCGGGCAGGCGCTCTCGTCGAAGTACAATCCGCTGCAGGAACTGGACGACTGGCTCGACCCGCGCTTTGCCCAATACGACATTTCCCTGCGCGAACTGCTGAAGCGAAAGGGCCACAGCGCGCAGGCGATGGAACTGGCGGCCTATTCCGCGCCGGGCATCGGCGTCGATGAAACCTCGGTCCTGCGGATGTGGCAGGAGGAGGTGCGCGGGCGGATCGAGCGGCGCATCGGCGAGGCGGCTGCGCCGATAGAAAGCGGTCCGAAGCGGGAGCATCCCTTTGGCGAGGCGAACGATCACCGCGAGGTGGGCGGTCTTGCCGCGATCAACAACATCGTCGGCGGGTGCAGCGCGCTGCCGCTGGCCATGGCGGCAAAGCTGGGGGACCGAGTGCGGCTGGGCAAGCGGGCGGCAAGCATCGCGCTGTCCGATGGCGGCGGCACCGTCACCTGCGCCGATGGCAGTGTTTTTGCCGGGCGGTTCCTGATCTGCACCCTGCCGTTCTCGATGCTGCGCGAGGTGGAAATCACCGGCAGCGCCAATCCGGTGGCGCGCCAAGCGATCACTACCATGCCCTATGCCAACACGGCGCGGCTCTATGTCACCATCGAGCGGCCTTTCTGGAAGGAGGACGGCCTTGCGCCCTCCATCTCCAGCGATGGGCCGATGGGCATGTTCTGGGCCGTGGACAACCACACCGGAGAAGGCGCGCATCGCGGCATGTTCGTGCTGGTGGGTCGCACCGCGCAGGCGGTTTCGGCGCTGGACCGGACAGAGGCCGAGGCGATGCTGCTGGGCGAACTGGCGCGGCTGCGGCCCGCCTCGAAAGGCGCGATCCGCGTGGCGACGTGGAAGGACTGGCTGCGCGATCCCTTGCAGCGCGGCTGCGGGTTCAGCCTAGCGCCGGGGCAGGTCAATGCCTTCGCGCGCGACATGATCAAGCCCTGGCAGGTCATGCACTTTGCCGGGGAGCACACGCGGCGCACCGATTTCGGCATGGAATCGGCTATGGAAAGCGCCGAGCGCGCGGCTATCGAAGTGCTGGAACGGACGGCGTGAGGATGGGCATGAAACTGCGGCTGGCACTTGCGGTATTGGCAGGCCTTGGCGCCGCTCCGGCCGTCGCGCAAGTGCCCGCACCCGATTATGCTGAGGCGCGCTACTGGAGCACGGTCGCAAGCCTGCCCGAGGGGGTGGTCGCGACCAAGGGCTTGCGCGGCGTCGACGTGTTGTGGATTCACCCGACGACGACGCGTTCGCCAACGGATTACAACCACGATCCGCTCGATCCCGCAGTGCTCAAGTGGACCGAGGAAAGCGCGGTGCAGCGGCAGGCCAGCGCGTTTTCGGCGTGCTGCCGGGTGTTCGCGCCGCGCTATCGCGCCGCCACCACCAAGGCGCTGGCCGATCCTGCCAATCGCGAGAAGGCGTTTGCGCTCGCCTATTCGGATGTCGAGCGCGCGTTTGACTGGTACATGGCGCACGACAACAAGGGCCGGCCCTTCATCATCGCCGGGCACAGCCAGGGCGGGGCGCATACGACCTCGCTGCTGGAAAAGCGGGTCAAGGGCACGAAGCTGCAGGACCGCATGGTGGCCGCCTATGTCATCGGCATCAACCTGATGGAGGGTGACCTGTCCCCGCGGCTGGCGGGCATTCCGTTCTGCAACACACCTGCGCAGACGGGGTGCTTCGTGCAGTGGAACGCAGTGCTGGCGGGCAGCGACAACGGGCCGATGCTCAAGTCCTACCGCGGCATTTTCGTGGCGCAGAACGGTGGGAAGGATGGCGGCAAGGCGCTTTGCGTGAACCCCGTCACGTTCGACACGCGCCGTCGGCTGTCGCTTTCCGCCGAGGCGAAGGGCGCCGTTGCCGGTGACCCGGGCTTGGGCGCGATGGGCCCGCTCAAGGCCAGCGCAGTCGCCGCCGAGTGCCGCGATGGACTGCTGACCGTCTGGCCTGCACCATCGCTGGGCCTGAAGCCGCTGCCGGGCGGTTCGATGCATTATCACGACGTCGGCCTGTTCTGGGCCGATATTTCCGCCAATGCCGCGCTGCGTGCCAAGGCTTGGCTCAAGGCGCACGGTTCGCGTTGATCGCGCGCTGCAAACAATGGAAAAGACTGCAATGTTGAAGTTTGTTGCCCCCCTCGCTGCCGCTCTGGTTCTGGCTGCCGCCCCTGCACAGGCGCAGGATGCCGCCGCGGGCAAGCGTGCGTTCCTCAAGTGCGTGGCCTGTCATTCGATCGCCAAGGGGGCGCCGAACAAGATCGGGCCGAACCTGTTCGGCGTGGTCGGCCGCAAGGCGGGCACGGCGCCCGGCTTCCGCTATTCGGCGGCGATGAAGGCCAAGGGCGCGGCCATCGTGTGGAACCCGGCCACGCTCGACAATTGGCTGGCGCGTCCTTCGGCGGTGATCCCAGGCACCTCGATGGCCTTTGGCGGCGTGCCCAACGCGGCCGAGCGCGCAGCGATCATCGCCTATCTCAAGAAACCGATGC
Coding sequences within:
- a CDS encoding alpha/beta hydrolase, producing the protein MIRTVLCALALMLSSLAASTAMADEGELPPMPVWPAGVPSMKGWPGLAPATGKGVGQVPVQEEWRDNGETVWNVTVPTLQPFLPDPARATGTAVVVAPGGGFRLLGMNHEGTRVARWLAARGVAAFVLKYRLIQSLPGESNEAMRKRVQETLAPGVGGIPGVEDGTQALRIVRANAAKWRIDPHRVGIMGFSAGGHVAAMTMFAVNAAERPDFAGLIYGFPFGSPGPAIPPANLPFPEGTPKEPWLQPKPTPAPGRLPPMFLAMAQDDLAVGQGFRAFYDQLFAAGYRPEMHLFERGNHGFGMAARGTTADHWIEAFGWWIEREIDRK
- a CDS encoding NAD(P)/FAD-dependent oxidoreductase, yielding MTLNRRQFVGTGLAASVSLGLPRMALAAEKADVVIIGAGLSGLRSAEILTEQGLKVLVLDANTRVGGRVQTVQTGDGPIDVGASQVGRGYARVIDACQRHGLELVSEDRDLLPFGSHFAGQWIDGKTWDANPLNLCEGDERKIPPNLIGQALSSKYNPLQELDDWLDPRFAQYDISLRELLKRKGHSAQAMELAAYSAPGIGVDETSVLRMWQEEVRGRIERRIGEAAAPIESGPKREHPFGEANDHREVGGLAAINNIVGGCSALPLAMAAKLGDRVRLGKRAASIALSDGGGTVTCADGSVFAGRFLICTLPFSMLREVEITGSANPVARQAITTMPYANTARLYVTIERPFWKEDGLAPSISSDGPMGMFWAVDNHTGEGAHRGMFVLVGRTAQAVSALDRTEAEAMLLGELARLRPASKGAIRVATWKDWLRDPLQRGCGFSLAPGQVNAFARDMIKPWQVMHFAGEHTRRTDFGMESAMESAERAAIEVLERTA
- a CDS encoding DUF3089 domain-containing protein, which produces MKLRLALAVLAGLGAAPAVAQVPAPDYAEARYWSTVASLPEGVVATKGLRGVDVLWIHPTTTRSPTDYNHDPLDPAVLKWTEESAVQRQASAFSACCRVFAPRYRAATTKALADPANREKAFALAYSDVERAFDWYMAHDNKGRPFIIAGHSQGGAHTTSLLEKRVKGTKLQDRMVAAYVIGINLMEGDLSPRLAGIPFCNTPAQTGCFVQWNAVLAGSDNGPMLKSYRGIFVAQNGGKDGGKALCVNPVTFDTRRRLSLSAEAKGAVAGDPGLGAMGPLKASAVAAECRDGLLTVWPAPSLGLKPLPGGSMHYHDVGLFWADISANAALRAKAWLKAHGSR
- a CDS encoding cytochrome c family protein, translated to MLKFVAPLAAALVLAAAPAQAQDAAAGKRAFLKCVACHSIAKGAPNKIGPNLFGVVGRKAGTAPGFRYSAAMKAKGAAIVWNPATLDNWLARPSAVIPGTSMAFGGVPNAAERAAIIAYLKKPMP